The following coding sequences lie in one Burkholderia cepacia genomic window:
- the rpiA gene encoding ribose-5-phosphate isomerase RpiA, with protein MTQDELKRLVGQAAADYVIQNVPEGAVIGVGTGSTANCFIDALAVVKSRYRGAVSSSVATTERLKSHGIKVFDLNEVDSLQVYVDGADEIDASGAMIKGGGGALTREKIVASVADTFVCIADGSKRVPVLGAFPLPIEVVPMARTAIGRRVTALGGVPVLRVTKDGAPYITDNGNEIIDVKGLQIADPRGFEAQVNAWPGVVTVGLFAQRGANLCLLGTENGVETIVYSAN; from the coding sequence ATGACTCAAGACGAACTCAAACGCCTCGTCGGCCAGGCCGCCGCCGACTACGTGATCCAGAACGTGCCGGAAGGCGCCGTGATCGGCGTCGGCACCGGCTCGACCGCCAACTGTTTCATCGACGCGCTCGCCGTCGTCAAGTCGCGCTATCGCGGCGCCGTGTCGAGTTCCGTTGCCACGACCGAGCGCCTGAAATCGCACGGCATCAAGGTATTCGACCTGAACGAGGTCGACTCGCTGCAGGTGTACGTCGACGGCGCCGACGAGATCGACGCGAGCGGCGCGATGATCAAGGGCGGCGGCGGTGCGCTGACGCGCGAGAAGATCGTCGCGTCGGTGGCCGACACGTTCGTCTGCATCGCGGACGGCAGCAAGCGCGTGCCGGTGCTCGGCGCGTTCCCGCTGCCGATCGAGGTCGTGCCGATGGCGCGTACGGCGATCGGCCGGCGCGTGACCGCGCTCGGCGGCGTGCCCGTGCTGCGCGTGACGAAAGACGGCGCACCGTACATCACCGACAACGGCAACGAGATCATCGACGTGAAGGGGCTGCAGATCGCCGATCCGCGCGGCTTCGAAGCGCAGGTGAATGCATGGCCGGGCGTCGTGACGGTCGGCCTGTTCGCCCAGCGCGGCGCGAATCTGTGCTTGCTCGGCACGGAAAACGGCGTTGAAACGATCGTTTATTCGGCTAATTGA